The Brevibacterium atlanticum genome segment TCAGCGATCGCCTCCCTTCTCGTCGGTCTCACCATCGCCGAGGCGGTCGCCCCCGTCATCGACGATCGCGAGGTCCTCAACATCGATGCCGACGGCGGCAGCCTCCTCGGCGAGGACATCCTTGTCGAGTTCCGTCGCTGGAGTGCGCAGGGCGCGGATCGTCATCTCGACGGCGCGGATGAAGAACAGCGTCATGCCCACGGCCAGCGAGAGTTCGACGACCCACAGCGGCAGCTTGAGCGCCGGGGTGATCGTCGTCCGCGAGAACGGTTCGGTGATGAGCGCCCACGATAGGTAGGCGATGAAGCCCGCGTAGACCAGAGTGGCGAGTCCGCCGAGGACGACGAAGAACTTCTTCGCCTTGCCCTTGAGCAGAGCAGGCATGATGTCGACGGCCACATGCTCGTTGTGGCGCAGGGTGACCACCGCGCCGAAGAACGTCGAGAATATGATGAGGTAGATGACCGCCTCTTCGGACCAGAAGAGGACGTCACCGGTGATATTGCGCAGAAGCACGGCGAAGACCGCCAAGGCGGTGGCCGCGATGAGGCAGCCGCCGGCGAGGACGTTCTCGAGCCGACTGAGGTACTTGTCGATGGTCTTCATCATCAGCCCCTCTTCTCGTTGCGTTCGAGGAGCTCGTCGACGACCTCGGGACCGATGACGTCGCGGTACTTCTCGTATTCGGACGGCACGACCATGTCCTTGAAGGCTTGGCGTTCCTCCTTGCTCGGGATGACGATTTCCGTGCCGCCGGATTCCTGGATGGTCTTCTTCGACTCTTCGTTGACCTTCTGAGCTTCCTTGCGGTTGAACTCGCTGGCCTCATCGGCGGCCTCGTCGACTGCGGTCTGCAGGTCGTCCGGCAGTTCGTCGTACCAGCGCTTGTTCACCGTGAGGATGTAGCCGATATACCCGTGATCGAGTTCCGTCACATACTTCTGGACGGTGTGCATGTTCTGCGACTGGATGTTCGAGTAGGTGTTCTCGCCTCCGTCGATGAGTCCCTGCTGCAGCCCGCTGTAGACCTCGGCGAACGCGAGCGGAGTCGGAATCCCACCCCAAGTCTCGAACTGGGTGCGCAGCACGTCCGAGGGCTGAATGCGGTACTTTTTGCCCTTCATATCCGCAGGTGCCAGCGTCTTGTTGTTCGAGTGAATCTGCTTCATGCCCGAGTCCCACAGACCGAGGACCTTGAGCCCGTTCTCCTCGAGATCGGGGTTCGCGTAGATGGCCTTCCCGATCTCGGTATCGGGACTGGCGACCTCGGGGATCTCGTCGGGGTCGTCGAAGATGAACGGCAGATCGAGAACCTGCAGGCTCGGTGCGATCGTCGTGAACTTCGCGCTCGCCGGGGCCAAGACCTGGACGGCGTTGGACTGGATGGCCTGCATCTCGTCCTTATCGCCGTAGAGCTCCGAGTTCGGGAACACCTCGACCTCGATGCGGCCGCCGGACCTCTTCTCGACCTGTTCGGCGAAGAAGTCGGCGGCCAGTCCCTTCGGTGTGCCCACCGAGGTGACATGGGCGAAGCGCAGTTCGAATTTCTGTTTGTCTCCGCTGCGGGCGGGATTGCATCCGCTCAGCAGCAGGAGGCTTATCGAGAGGCCCGCGATGAGCGGCTTCCACCTCGGTCGTCTCATTGACGTCATCGTCAGCTCCAGTCTGGTTGGCCAGGGGCGATGCCGATCGGGAGTGTGCGGACGAGCCCACACGTGAGAACAGCGGTCATTGCTGTGTGGAAAGCTCGTGCCGAGTCAGGTTCTCGATCGACCGTTCACGAGCCTAGAGGACTTTTCGCCGATTTCCAATATGATCGGAGAAAGAATGCATTATTTGTCGGCTGAGGAGTTCCCGGGTGGGTTCGTTGACGAGTTTGCAGGCGACTGCCTGGGCGCGAATAGCTGAAACTCGTGGAGGGGAGGCGCCTTCAGTTCGCGTCGACGTGCTCGGTCCGTGCCGGAGCAGTCAGTCCGTGTCGAAGTCGAAGGGGTCGGAGACTGCCCGACCGGTCGTCGACTCGGCCAGGCGAAGGAAGCCGTTCGTGATGTGATCGCCGAGGTGGCGCGCTGCCGCGTCCGGATCGACGTCGCGGACAGCGTCGACGATCGACTGATGTTCGGCATGCACCTGGTCGAGTCTCTCGGGGCTGTCGAGGGTGAGGTCCCACGGGAACGCCCGCCAGCGTGCAGCGATGTCGTCGCGCAGCGCGGGCATTCCGCAGCGGTCGTAGAAGAAGAAGTGGAACTCCTCGTTGCGGGTGTTGCGTCCCAGCGAATCACCGTCGGCGCTGGCCTTGTCAAGCGCCTCGAGCAGGCGCTCAGCCTGGCGCAGCTCGTGTCGGGAGATCCGCGTGGTGGCGCGGGCGATGGCAAAGGTCTCGGTGAGCTTTCGGGTGACGAAGAGGGACTTGAGGCGGTCGACGTCGACGCCGGCAACCCGCACGCCGCGGTGCGCTTCGGAGGTGACGAGCCCCTCGGCTTCGAGGATCCGCAGAGCCTCGCGGACTGGGGTGATGGAGGCATTGAACCAGTCGGCGACCTGATCCTGTCGCAGCCGTTCGCCGCGGTCGAGCTCGCGAGAGAGGATCTTTCGGCGCAGGCCGAGGACGATGACGTCCCGCTTGGTCGATGCCGACTCCTGATCCACCCAATGCCTTTCGTTCATACGTCACCCTCTGTTGGGGTGTCAGTTTCATGTCTCGGTGGTCCCAGTCTACAGGCTCAGGCATCAGCTGAGACCAGAGAATGCATTATCTGTGAAGAGATGTATGATGTGGATGTCAACGTTTCATGCCTCGTCGTGGAGGGCCGATGGCCACTGCTGCACCGACGTCCGTACCGAGCCCCGAGGGCCAGGGCGACGCGACCGCCTCGAACCTGCCGCTGTCCGGCATCACTGTCATCAGCTGCGAACAGGCAGTCGCCGCCCCCTTCGCCTCACGCCAGCTTGCCGATCTCGGAGCCCGGGTAATCAAGATCGAACGCCCAGGCGTCGGCGACTTCGCCCGCGGATACGACACGACGGTCAAGGGGCTCTCGAGCCATTTCGTATGGATCAACCGAAACAAGGAGAGCCTGGCGCTCGACCTCAAGAGCCCCGACGGGCTCAAAATCCTCCACGATCTCATCGCCTCTGCGGATGTGTTCATCCAGAACTTCGCTCCCGGCGCGGCAGAGAGACTCGGCCTCGGTGCCGACGAGCTCCGTTCGATCAACCCTCGGCTGATCCATGCGTCGATCTCCGGATACGGAACGGACGGGCCGTACAAAGACGCCAAGGCATACGATGCGCTTGTGCAGGCCGAGGCAGGACTGGTCTCCGTGACCGGAACAGAGGAGTTCCCCGCGAAGACGGGAATTTCGACGGCAGATATCGCCGCGGGAATGTACACGTACTCCGGCATCCTCACCGCTCTGTACAACCGCGAGCGCACGGGCGAAGGAGCCACCTTGTCGACGAGCCTCTTCGACTCCCTCGTCGAATGGATGGGCTACCCTCTCTACTTCACCCGCTATGGCGGCACTCGCCCCACTCGCGCCGGCACCTCCCATGCCGCCATCGCCCCCTACGGTGCTTTCACCTGCGGCGATGGCACTCAGATCATGCTCGCGATCCAGAACGAACGCGAATGGAAACGCTTCGCCAGTCAGGTTCTCGACCGTCCCGATATGGTCACCGACGAACGCTTCGACCGTGCCGCTCACCGCTACGCCCACCGACACGAACTCCAAGAGATCATCGAGCGAGCCTTTTCCGCGCTCACCGGTGAGGCCTGCGACGCTCTGCTCGAACAGGCAGTAGTCGCCCACTCGAGGCAGCGCGATATGAGCGAGATCGCCGACCACCCGCAGCTGACCGAACGCCACCGCTGGCACGAGGTCGAGACGCCCGCAGGTCCGATCTCCATGCTCGCGCCCCCGGTCGAGATGTCCGGGGTAGGCCCACGGATGGACCCGATCCCGGCAGTGGGACAGAACTCGGAGCCCATCCTCGGCGAGCTGGGAATGGATGCCGAGGCGATCGGCGAACTGCGCAATAACGGGGTGATCTGACGACGATGAATGACGAACCCGCACAACCGACCGACGGCGGGGCCGCCTCGGCGGGGGCCGACGACTTCGCCTATTCACCTCTGCTTCCCACCGAAGGCGAAGGCCCGCGGATGCGCCGGCTAGACATCGGGGGAGTGGACACGACGGCTGCCGAGGTGGCAGGCGTGTCGCGTGCGTTCCTTACGGTGGCACCGGAGACTCTGTCCGACCTCGCCGAGGTCGCCTTCAAGGAGATCTCGCACTACCTGCGCACCGACCACCTGGCCGGCCTGCGCGCGATCATCGACGATCCGGAAGCCAGCGACAACGACGTCTTCGTCGCCCTCGACCTGCTGCAGAATGCCGCAGTCTCGGCCGGGGAGATCCTGCCGATGTGTCAGGACACGGGCACGGCGATCGTCTCGGGCAAGCGCGGCCCGAACGTGCTCACCGACGGTGACGATGCCAGGTATCTGTCCCGCGGAATCGGCCGTGCCTATGAGGAGCTCAACCTCCGGTACTCGCAACTGGCACCGACGAGCCTGTTCGAAGAATCCAACACCGGCACCAACCTGCCCGCCCAGATCGAGGTGGCACTGAGCCCGGCCGATGACTACGAGCTGCTGTTCATGGCCAAGGGAGGAGGCAGTGCGAATAAGTCCTTCCTCTATCAGGAAACGAAGGTCGTACTCAACGAGTCGGCGATGCTCGACTTCCTCGCCGAGAAGATCTCCACCCTCGGCACAGCGGCCTGCCCTCCCTACCATCTGGCCGTCGTCATCGGCGGGCCGTCGGCGGAATTCACGCTCAAGACCGCGAAGCTTGCCAGCGCCCACTATCTCGATGGCCTGCCGGATACCGGAGACGCCGAGTTTGGCCACGGATTCCGGGACCGGGAATTCGAGCAGACCGTCTTCGAGCTCACGCAGAACCTCGGATTCGGTGCTCAGTTCGGCGGCAAGTACTTCTGCCACGACGTCCGGGTGGTCCGGCTGCCCCGGCACAACGGGTCCCTGCCGATCGCAATCGCCGTGAGCTGCTCGGCCGACCGACAGATCATCGCCCGGATCAACGCCGACGGTGTATTCATCGAGGAGCTCGAACACGATCCGGCGAAGTTCCTGCCCGCGATGGGCCGGGTCGAGGAGATCGAATCCGGCAATGTCACCGCCATCGACCTCGACCGACCAATGCCGAGTCTGCAGGCACAGCTGTCCGAACTGTCCGTCGGTGACCGAGTGTCGCTGTCGGGAACGGTCATCGTCGCCCGCGACATCGTGCATGCGGTGCTGCGGGACCGCCTCGGCGCGGGTGGGGAGCTTCCCGAGTATTTCAAGGATCATCCCATCTACTATGCTGGGCCGGCGAAGACGCCCGAAGGGATGCCTTCGGGGTCCTTCGGGCCGACCACCTCGTCGCGGATGGACACCTATGTGCGGCAGTTCCAAGAGGCAGGTGGGTCGCTCATCATGCTCGGCAAGGGAAACCGGTCTGCGCAGGTGAAGAACTCGTGCGCCGAGTTCGGCGGCTTCTATCTCGGTTCGATCGGTGGACCGGCAGCCCGGTTGGCGCAGGACTGCATCACCGAGGTGGACGTTCTCGATATGGAAGAGCTCGGGATGGAAGCCGTGTGGCGGATCCGGGTCGAGGACTTCCCAGCGTTCATCATCACCGACGACAAGGGCAATGACTTCTTCGACAGCACCGGGCCGCCGACGCTCGGCCTCGGCCGGACTCGCACGGTCCGCGACGGCACCCGATTGGACTGAGCCGATCGACCACTGATCGGGCGACGGGCGGGCAGGGCCACTTCGGCGAGGAACCGATGGCACACAGACGAACACAGCGCACCAAGGAACAGAGGATTTCACCATGGCAGTGAGCAATGAAGAGCAGATGATGATCGATCTGGTCGCCGAATTCATCGACGAACAGGTCAAACCATCCGTCAACAAGGTCGAGCACGCGAACGAATATCCCGAAGCGTGGATCCAGGCGATGAAGGATATGGGCATCTATGGGCTCGCGATCGACGAGCCGTGGGGGATGGGCAAGGTCTCGACGGAGGCGTACGCGCTCATCACTCAGGAGCTCGCGCGCGGGTGGATGTCTCTGGCCGGTGCCATGGGCGGGCACACCGTCGTCGCGAAGCTCATCCAGGAATACGGCACTGACGAGCAGAAGGATCAGTACCTGCCGCGGATGGCCACCGGTGAGCTGCGAGCGACGATGGCGCTGACCGAACCCGGCGGCGGTTCTGACCTCCAAGCCATGCGCACCACTGCGACGAAAGACGGCGAGGACTACGTCATCAACGGGTCGAAGACGTGGATCACGAACGCCCGGAAGTCCGATCTCATCGCGCTGCTGTGCAAGACCGACCCCGAGGCGGAGCCCCGGCATAAGGGCATCTCGATCATCCTCGTGGAGAAGGGGGAGGGTTTCACGGTCTCCCAGGATCTGTCGAAGCTCGGTTACAAGGGTGTCGAGACCTGCGAACTGTCCTTCGACGGTCTGAGGCAGCCGCAGTCGCAGCTGCTCGGAGAGGCTGAGGGGGTCGGGTTCAAGCAGATGATGAAGGGACTCGAGATCGGTCGCATCCAGGTCGCGTCCCGGTCGCTCGGCGTCGCGCAGGCGGCCCTCGATGATGCGGTGAAGTACTCGCAGGAACGCGAGTCGATGGGCAAGCCGATCTGGAAGCATCAGTCGGTGGGCAGCAAGCTCGCCATGATGGCCACGAAGCTCGAGGCTGCTCGGCAGCTCGTTCTCTACGCCGCTCGCACTTATGACTCGGGTGCGAGGGTCGATATGGAGGCCGGAATGGCGAAGCTCTACGCCTCGGAGATGGCCGCCGAGGTGGCCCTCGACGCCATCCGTGTCCATGGCGGTTACGGATATTCCACCGAGTACGACGTCGAGCGCTATTACCGTGACGCCCCGCTGATGATCGTCGGTGAGGGCACGAACGAGATCCAGATGAACGTCATCGCCAAGCAGCTCATCGGCCGGAACAGGGCCTGAGCGGCCTCCGGCTTTACTCGCCGGCCTAACCCGCCTCGGCCCAGCCGACCACGAACTCCACTCGAGGAGAAGAAATGACCCACAAACCCCGTCCGCGTCCGGACACTCCGCACATGATGACCGAGGAGCGCCTCGAGATCCAGGCGCTCGCCCGCGAATTCGCCCACGACGTCGTTCTGCCGATCGCCAATGAGCTCGATCCGGTCGAGGGACAGTTCCCCGACTCGATGGTCAAGCAGATGGCGGAGATGGGGTTCTTCGGCATTCTCATCCCCGAAGAGTACGGGGGTCTGGGGCTCGGCGTGTTCGAGTACTGCGTCGTCGCCGAGGAACTCTCCCGTGCCTGGATGTCGGTGGCCGGCCTGCTCGCCCGCGGCAACGGGATGGGCGGCGGGTTCTCTCCCGAGCAGGAGGCTCGTCTGCTGCCGAAGGTCGCTGCCGGTGAGTACCTCGGCGCGTTCGCCCTCTCCGAGGCCGAGGCCGGGTCCGATGTCGCGAACCTGCGGTGCAAGGCCGAACGCAATGCCGACGGTGATTGGGTCATCAACGGGACGAAGATGTGGTGCACGTATGCCGATCAGGCCGATTACATCATCCTCTTCGCCCGCACCTCGGTCGAGGAGAAGCGGCATCGGGGGATCTCGGTGTTCCTCGTCGAGAAGGAACGCGGCACCTTCCCCGAAGGCATTTCCGGGGCACCGGCGAAGAAGATCGGCTACCACGGGTGGAAGACCTGGGAACTGTCGTTCGACAACTTCGTCCTCCCGGCTGATTCTCTGCTCGGCGAAGAAGGCCGTGGGTTCTATCAGGCGGTCTCCGGTCTCGAGGTGGGGCGTGCGCATACGGCGGCACGGTCGATCGGTCTGGCCCAGGCGGCACTCGAGGACTCGGTGAAGTACCTGAAGGAACGGGAACAGTTCGGGCACCCGCTCGCGGACTTCCAACATCTGCGGTTCAAGGTCGCGGACATGGCCGCGCAGATCGAGGCGTGCCGGCAGCTGATGTATCACGTGTGCACGCAGATCGACTCCGGTCGCCGCTGTGACAAGGAAGCGGCGATGGTGAAGTACCTGGCCGGAGAGATGAGTGAGAAGGTCACCTCGGAGGCTCTGCAGATCCACGGTGGTGCCGGGTACACGAAGGACTTCGCCGTCGAACGCTACTGGCGGGATGCGCGCCTCACGAAGATCTTCGAGGGCTCGTCTGAGATCCAGATGCGCATCATCTCCGACGAACTCCTAGGCCGCTGAATTGCTACCCGACGGCGGCGCAACAACGTGGCGCGAGGGTGCTGGGCCGCCGTCGGGTAGCAAATGGGACCAACAACCAGGCTGGCAATGACCACTACCGTAAGGATGATGACGACGATGAGTGAATCTCTGGATCTGCAGGACTGGGTGGGTCGGACGGCGACCCTGACCGAGACCGCCGACGGCCAGCGGGCCGCACGCCTGGCCACCCTGCTCGGCCACGACGGCGACGCGCAGGCACCGCTGTTCCCACTCGGGCATTGGCTGCACTTCTCCGAAGACGATGTGCCAAGGAGCGAACTCGGTGTCGACGGGCATGCGGCCCTCGGCGGGTTCATGCCGCCCGTGCCGCTGCCCAGGCGGATGTGGGCGAGCAGCCAGCTGGAATTCCACACCCCGATCCTGCCCGGGCAGAACATTGAGCGGACGACGACGATCGAATCGATCACGGAGAAGACCGGCAGCACCGGACCCCTGTGCTTCGTCGTCCTCCGCCACGACGTCTCCGCCGATGGCCACCTGGCGACGACGGATCGGCACACGATCGTCTACCGTCAAGCCACCTCGGCGCCAGCCGGGTCGGCAGCGAAACCGCCACGGGCGGACTCTCCGGTCCCCGACGGTTGGGAATGGTCCGAGTCCGTGCGACCGGACGAGGTCATGCTGTTCCGGTACTCGGCGTTGACGTTCAACTCCCACCGCATCCACTACGACCACCCCTACGTCACCAAGGTCGAAGGCTACCCGGGCCTGGTCACGCACGGCCCGCTGACAGCGACCCTGCTGTTGGACGCGTTCATCACCATCCACCCCGAGGCGACGATGACCGAATATGACTTCAGAGCGAAGTCACCCCTATTCGCCGGCGAGCAGATCCACCTCGTCGGCCGGGCGACCGAGCCCGGGAAGCATGAGCTTCAGGCGATTGCCCCGGATGGGACGACCGCGATCGCGGCGACCGTGACGACCACGGTCTGATCATGCCCGCACCGTTGTCATCGACTCACGTCCCTCATCATCGACAGATTGGTTGAGCACCCATGTCAGATCCTCGCCCCGCACCCCTGTCCGGCCTCAAAGTCGTCGAGATCTCTGCGTTCATCGCTGCACCCCTCGGTGGGATGACCCTGGCACAGCTCGGGGCCGACGTCATCCGCATCGACCCGATCGGCGGGAACATCGACGCGAACCGGTGGCCGATCAGCGACGACGGCACGAGCATCTACTGGGCGTCCCTGAACAAGGGGAAACGCTCGGTCACTCTCGACCTCAAGTCTGAGGAGGGTCAGAAGATCGCGACCGATCTCATCGCCGAGGCGGGAACGC includes the following:
- a CDS encoding TRAP transporter small permease; the encoded protein is MMKTIDKYLSRLENVLAGGCLIAATALAVFAVLLRNITGDVLFWSEEAVIYLIIFSTFFGAVVTLRHNEHVAVDIMPALLKGKAKKFFVVLGGLATLVYAGFIAYLSWALITEPFSRTTITPALKLPLWVVELSLAVGMTLFFIRAVEMTIRALRTPATELDKDVLAEEAAAVGIDVEDLAIVDDGGDRLGDGETDEKGGDR
- a CDS encoding DctP family TRAP transporter solute-binding subunit, encoding MRRPRWKPLIAGLSISLLLLSGCNPARSGDKQKFELRFAHVTSVGTPKGLAADFFAEQVEKRSGGRIEVEVFPNSELYGDKDEMQAIQSNAVQVLAPASAKFTTIAPSLQVLDLPFIFDDPDEIPEVASPDTEIGKAIYANPDLEENGLKVLGLWDSGMKQIHSNNKTLAPADMKGKKYRIQPSDVLRTQFETWGGIPTPLAFAEVYSGLQQGLIDGGENTYSNIQSQNMHTVQKYVTELDHGYIGYILTVNKRWYDELPDDLQTAVDEAADEASEFNRKEAQKVNEESKKTIQESGGTEIVIPSKEERQAFKDMVVPSEYEKYRDVIGPEVVDELLERNEKRG
- a CDS encoding GntR family transcriptional regulator, with the translated sequence MNERHWVDQESASTKRDVIVLGLRRKILSRELDRGERLRQDQVADWFNASITPVREALRILEAEGLVTSEAHRGVRVAGVDVDRLKSLFVTRKLTETFAIARATTRISRHELRQAERLLEALDKASADGDSLGRNTRNEEFHFFFYDRCGMPALRDDIAARWRAFPWDLTLDSPERLDQVHAEHQSIVDAVRDVDPDAAARHLGDHITNGFLRLAESTTGRAVSDPFDFDTD
- a CDS encoding CaiB/BaiF CoA transferase family protein, whose translation is MATAAPTSVPSPEGQGDATASNLPLSGITVISCEQAVAAPFASRQLADLGARVIKIERPGVGDFARGYDTTVKGLSSHFVWINRNKESLALDLKSPDGLKILHDLIASADVFIQNFAPGAAERLGLGADELRSINPRLIHASISGYGTDGPYKDAKAYDALVQAEAGLVSVTGTEEFPAKTGISTADIAAGMYTYSGILTALYNRERTGEGATLSTSLFDSLVEWMGYPLYFTRYGGTRPTRAGTSHAAIAPYGAFTCGDGTQIMLAIQNEREWKRFASQVLDRPDMVTDERFDRAAHRYAHRHELQEIIERAFSALTGEACDALLEQAVVAHSRQRDMSEIADHPQLTERHRWHEVETPAGPISMLAPPVEMSGVGPRMDPIPAVGQNSEPILGELGMDAEAIGELRNNGVI
- a CDS encoding FumA C-terminus/TtdB family hydratase beta subunit, producing the protein MNDEPAQPTDGGAASAGADDFAYSPLLPTEGEGPRMRRLDIGGVDTTAAEVAGVSRAFLTVAPETLSDLAEVAFKEISHYLRTDHLAGLRAIIDDPEASDNDVFVALDLLQNAAVSAGEILPMCQDTGTAIVSGKRGPNVLTDGDDARYLSRGIGRAYEELNLRYSQLAPTSLFEESNTGTNLPAQIEVALSPADDYELLFMAKGGGSANKSFLYQETKVVLNESAMLDFLAEKISTLGTAACPPYHLAVVIGGPSAEFTLKTAKLASAHYLDGLPDTGDAEFGHGFRDREFEQTVFELTQNLGFGAQFGGKYFCHDVRVVRLPRHNGSLPIAIAVSCSADRQIIARINADGVFIEELEHDPAKFLPAMGRVEEIESGNVTAIDLDRPMPSLQAQLSELSVGDRVSLSGTVIVARDIVHAVLRDRLGAGGELPEYFKDHPIYYAGPAKTPEGMPSGSFGPTTSSRMDTYVRQFQEAGGSLIMLGKGNRSAQVKNSCAEFGGFYLGSIGGPAARLAQDCITEVDVLDMEELGMEAVWRIRVEDFPAFIITDDKGNDFFDSTGPPTLGLGRTRTVRDGTRLD
- a CDS encoding acyl-CoA dehydrogenase family protein, which codes for MAVSNEEQMMIDLVAEFIDEQVKPSVNKVEHANEYPEAWIQAMKDMGIYGLAIDEPWGMGKVSTEAYALITQELARGWMSLAGAMGGHTVVAKLIQEYGTDEQKDQYLPRMATGELRATMALTEPGGGSDLQAMRTTATKDGEDYVINGSKTWITNARKSDLIALLCKTDPEAEPRHKGISIILVEKGEGFTVSQDLSKLGYKGVETCELSFDGLRQPQSQLLGEAEGVGFKQMMKGLEIGRIQVASRSLGVAQAALDDAVKYSQERESMGKPIWKHQSVGSKLAMMATKLEAARQLVLYAARTYDSGARVDMEAGMAKLYASEMAAEVALDAIRVHGGYGYSTEYDVERYYRDAPLMIVGEGTNEIQMNVIAKQLIGRNRA
- a CDS encoding acyl-CoA dehydrogenase family protein; its protein translation is MTHKPRPRPDTPHMMTEERLEIQALAREFAHDVVLPIANELDPVEGQFPDSMVKQMAEMGFFGILIPEEYGGLGLGVFEYCVVAEELSRAWMSVAGLLARGNGMGGGFSPEQEARLLPKVAAGEYLGAFALSEAEAGSDVANLRCKAERNADGDWVINGTKMWCTYADQADYIILFARTSVEEKRHRGISVFLVEKERGTFPEGISGAPAKKIGYHGWKTWELSFDNFVLPADSLLGEEGRGFYQAVSGLEVGRAHTAARSIGLAQAALEDSVKYLKEREQFGHPLADFQHLRFKVADMAAQIEACRQLMYHVCTQIDSGRRCDKEAAMVKYLAGEMSEKVTSEALQIHGGAGYTKDFAVERYWRDARLTKIFEGSSEIQMRIISDELLGR
- a CDS encoding FAS1-like dehydratase domain-containing protein, giving the protein MSESLDLQDWVGRTATLTETADGQRAARLATLLGHDGDAQAPLFPLGHWLHFSEDDVPRSELGVDGHAALGGFMPPVPLPRRMWASSQLEFHTPILPGQNIERTTTIESITEKTGSTGPLCFVVLRHDVSADGHLATTDRHTIVYRQATSAPAGSAAKPPRADSPVPDGWEWSESVRPDEVMLFRYSALTFNSHRIHYDHPYVTKVEGYPGLVTHGPLTATLLLDAFITIHPEATMTEYDFRAKSPLFAGEQIHLVGRATEPGKHELQAIAPDGTTAIAATVTTTV